The following is a genomic window from Chanos chanos chromosome 1, fChaCha1.1, whole genome shotgun sequence.
GGTCGTGCGAACACGAGGCCACCTTGCGTAGCGCCTTTGAAATGGCAGAGGAAAGCGACGGTCCCCTGGTGACCGTTTCCACGGACACCTTTGTATCTGTTCTAAAGGAGCACCGCGCACCGCTGGATGACGAAAACCTCGAGAGGGTCGTCAAAGACCACGACAACAGACGAGAAGGTGTCATCAACGTCAGCGATTTTTTCAAGGGGCTAAAGTACCTGCAGAAGGCCTTTGTCATTTCGTCCTATGGCCCCAAGAAGAAGAAGGCTGGAAAGGGtggaaaggggaagaaaaagggCAAATACGTCGCCCCGATGCCCATATACACCCTCCCATCAGACCACATGGCAAGACGGCCGGACGGTGGCCCGCCGCTGTTGATGATTGAGCGGTACCAGCAGTTCACAGATATGAAACGCTTTCACCGCGACCGTCCACCGCGCCACCCCGTCGAGGATGACTCCGCCTGGTACATCAAAGAACTGGAGAAGGCCTACATCAATATCAACCAGTGCACGATGATCGAGGACCTGGAGTCGCTCAGCCTGGCCTTCAGTCAAGGTCATCCAGTGGATGTCCAAGACCGATTCTACAAAACGCCGCTCATGACTGCCTGCACGTTCGGCAACTACACGGAGGCCAAATTACTGATCGAACTGGGGTGAGGGTGTTCAGATACATGAGACACCGTTTGATTTTGGACGTCCATTGTTTTGTAACATTAACCCATTAGAATATGTTATGGTGTAACATATGACATCAGTATAAACCATACTCAGGATCTGACAAGATGGTGAGATGTTTGAACCGTCAAACATTTAAACCTGATAAAGAACTAATAGAGTTGTTTTTCGAGGTAAAAAACATTCCTCTAGGGATGATATTTCtacttgtgttgttttgctctggggttttttttggtgctcTGATAATGACCATGGTTAAGAGTACAGTGGTCTAATGTTAAGGGAGCAAAGAACTTAACCCCAGCGTCTGGCCTATGATTAGTGCGAATTATAAGTCTCTACTGGATATGAATGAGAAGGGCTGTATtgctgtattgtactgtatggATCAAAGTTTGCTCCCTCACTCTGAAGGGCTGATGTGAACGCGTGTGATCAGTTCAACTGGACGCCTCTTCACCATGCCTGCCACGCGGGTCAGTTGGACATCATTGACCTGTTGGTGCAGAGTGGTGCTATGGTGGATGCTGTGGCCGTGAATGGAGGAACTCCTCTGATGAGGGCAATCGAGAGCTGTAGACTTAGCTGTGTTGACTACCTAATCAAAGCGGGAGCCAACATACAAGCGGCGAATAAAGCAGGTAACGGGCTAATACAGTACAGTTTtgagaaatgatttgtttgCTGCTTTCCATTTGCTGTGGCTTAGTAGTTCATTCTGGTGAAATGGATGCCCTAAATTACCACTGGCTTGAAGGCAACGTTACCATTGTTGCTAGCTACTAAGCAAACTGTTTTTGGAGTATGCCATATATTCAAAGGTAAATTACACCTAAAGTACTactaatgtgttttttgttgtgatCCCCTTGTGATATTTCAGGACAAACGTGCTTGGATGTTGCCAAACTTTACGGAGATCCTAGAATTATTGAGTTGATCATGACCAAATTTGACAGTCTTCCAAAGATGAAGGAAAACAAGAAGGGAAAAGGTGGAGAGGCCCCTCCAAAATCAAAACCAGCTGCTCCCATGACGGAGAAGGTGGGACGGATCTGTCGGAATTCAGCATCTCCTTCCCTCAGCTCTAACTTAATAAGAATGATTGATGAGCTGTCTTTGTCTCTCGCAGTTAGAGATTCTGTCTCCAGCCTCATCAGATACGCTGGCGAAGAGAGCAGCACTTAGAGAAAACATCATATTTGTGAACTCGCAGATGCCCAGCGGACCTGCCAACAAGTTTGGTATTAGCTTTGTGCCAAGAACTGTGAGTGTCAAGTGAATACTGCTTTCCAGAGAAATATATTTGCTCGTTAGATTGAGACTCAGCCAGGATCGCTCTGGCCTTTTGAAATGaatccctcctctttttctccctctccctctctctcgtcctctccctctctctctctctctttctctttctctctctccctctccctctccaccccccctctctctctccctctccctctccctctacctctacatctctctttctctctctctctctccccttctctcttgctctccccctctctctttctctctttcaggtgtGGGGGAAGGAACTCCTGACGACTCAgaggcagatagagagaaaaatggacagAAGGAAACACCTCTCTTATGAAGCAGAATTTGAAGACTTTATGGTGTCTCTCAGTAAGAGCATTATGCAAAAGAGCCTGGAGATGACTTGATTTGACAATtatagagagagaacaaattaaCCGTGACCATTAAACAGCAAGCCCTCTTTAGACACTCATTACGGCTCTCGCTGTCGTTTTTGGAGTAAACCATGTTCTAATAATGTTAATATAACTTTTTAACATTGTACTGGTGCCCTTTTTCATAATATAATTTGACTTGATCATCCACACATGACGTTAGACTGTACGTTTAGCTTTAGCTTGGATCACCTCTGGTAAGGAATCTGCCAAAGGTGACACAGAACTGACCTAATCTGATGTCGCCTTGTTTCCTTTCTCCcgtggaaaataaaaataacctcAGCGGCCCGTCCGTCCTTGGCAGGCTCCGCGGTCACCTGCGCTTGCTGCGATTTTTGCAGACCGTTGCACAAACCTCTCACTGTGAGCACCAGCTGCTCCTTAAGCATTTTTCCTTCACTCCGATCCAAATGTCCACACAAGAGTTACTGactcctgcctctctccctATCTCACCACAGTACTACAGTCAACTGATACTCAGGAGACCTGACTTTCAGAGCGTACGGCATGCCTGTGAATACAGATGAGGATATTTCATAAGAAGTATTTGATGTTACGTTGGCTTTAACTTTTTACATGCTAGGTCACATGTTTATTACAAGACTATCCACTAGGGGGCAGTCGCCTGTACATGTTTATTGTGTTCCAATACCAATTTTCAGTTACCTAGTAGGGTGTAGTTAGTTCATGATAACAGGTTGGTTTATGGCAACGGTGGAAGGGCAGCACTAATCAGTGTTCATGGATTTCACCTGAGAATTTTCTGCAGACTGTTGGGCGGATCATCTCATGCATCTGTTAACTTGAGACACATATTGGACTGTGAGTCAAGGATGATGAACAGGATATGAAATCAATAGCAGGTCTGGAGAAGTGTGAGTAGATTCTCTCTGTGGGGTTTCAGCCGCACTCACGTGAAGGGGATATCAGATGGCTGCTGACCTGCGAGAAAGCGGAATTTTGGCATTTCAGTAACAGAGTTAAGTAGCACTCTGCTGAATTTGGAAAATGGACACCCAAGAGACCAATAATTGCTCCCTGCGTTCCTCACTCAGACACAACACCTCTTAAAACTAGCATAAATTAATACCATCCAACACTGACCATGTCATTTCTACACAAATTCTCAAGTTCTTCATTatatatggggttttttttctgatgcacTAACTCAGCATATCATTTTAGTGGAGTTGTCTTACAGAGAAAATAGCTGTAACCTTATCTGctggtttttttggtttttcttcagGCACGGTGTTAGCAGACTCTAACTCTGGAGAAGAATTGTAAAGCCTGCCAGAGGTGTTACTGTGCAGAGAAAAATCGGGGTAATCCGTATGTCAGAGGTGGCTAACACACCTGACACTGAGTCACTGGTGCTGTaattacgctctctctctctccctctgtagaCAGAGGATTATGGGATAGAGGAGTCCATCGCAGATTAATGACACAGAGATATGAATGCTTTTATCGAACTGTGCTCTGTTATTATAGATGACGTACTCCTCCAACAAGTTTACATTTCGAAacagttgaaaaacaaatataaagaaCACTGATATCCAAACAAAAGTTGCTGTTATATTTGCGCCATTCACGGCTGTCTTATATCACTGCATTTATCACCAAAGCGCACTGTTAAACAAACCCCAGGTGCCAAACATTCATAACAACTATGTTACAGTGCAAAGTACGCTTAGCATGCACACAACGATACACTGCAGTTCCCTCAGACCAATGATCTACccacctttttttgtttcctgctAGCAGCTATTTTACTGTGTCTTAAGTAAATGGCAGCGTGTTCTCTGAGTGACCTTAGAGCAAAAAGGGTCAAACATTCCTACTCCCGCTAATTTGGTATGAGTCAGGCGCTGGAGGATGAACAGATGCTAATCTGGAGCGCAGCACAGACAGGTCATCAGTGCGGTGAttgtacagacacactgacctcCGCTCCTAATCTCCCAAACAAAGGCAAGAatagaggagtggaggagaacTGAGGttgaaggagagaggagtgtaaGCGACAGTGGAAATGATAGAcggatggagagggagagagagagagactgaagctTATGAAAAGAACAGATAATCGACATATGAATCATTACAAGGCTTTTTTATGGGTACTTATGAAGTCTCACTGAGACACACAGTACATGAGAGTTGGTTCAAGTGTTTGTGGAACTGAACAAAGGCTCCGTAAACTGTGCAAGTACA
Proteins encoded in this region:
- the ankef1b gene encoding ankyrin repeat and EF-hand domain-containing protein 1; this encodes MAARRIVKVQSTVAEGRLEVLQVYKLLQCVREGNTAHIEKMLRLGVPRLVDLTEPREGLGAMHLAVTANNMDMARFLLSAKANPNIQDKRGRTPVILATQLGHDTMVALLAKNHADMNLADKDGKGVLFYCLYPTTRHAHCLQVALNSKANVNSVCRSGKPVFVLACERARDCEDMCMSILEGGANPDSADETSGRTALMEAARAGSVQLVRAILQRGANPNTLDKKRFHAAHFAAKGGFFEVIQVLSAYSADLGVMATDGNTPLHFAAAGGFAECCRFLAQRGCNPKLKNVEGLVPRQIAKDKGQKAAMKELKKAERQHAKFSKPEAVNPNALWAIRLHDWSCEHEATLRSAFEMAEESDGPLVTVSTDTFVSVLKEHRAPLDDENLERVVKDHDNRREGVINVSDFFKGLKYLQKAFVISSYGPKKKKAGKGGKGKKKGKYVAPMPIYTLPSDHMARRPDGGPPLLMIERYQQFTDMKRFHRDRPPRHPVEDDSAWYIKELEKAYININQCTMIEDLESLSLAFSQGHPVDVQDRFYKTPLMTACTFGNYTEAKLLIELGADVNACDQFNWTPLHHACHAGQLDIIDLLVQSGAMVDAVAVNGGTPLMRAIESCRLSCVDYLIKAGANIQAANKAGQTCLDVAKLYGDPRIIELIMTKFDSLPKMKENKKGKGGEAPPKSKPAAPMTEKVGRICRNSASPSLNTLAKRAALRENIIFVNSQMPSGPANKFGISFVPRTVWGKELLTTQRQIERKMDRRKHLSYEAEFEDFMVSLSKSIMQKSLEMT